The segment TAATGTGAATGAATGATGTTGTCAGTGATGTACATATATTGAAAACTCAATTTAGTTGAAAGATTTGTACGAATTAAACCGAATTATAGTATCTAAGGGACCCAGACTGCTTATTGATAATACAAGAAGATCGTTCAGGACTGTATTGGCCCAAGTTTGTGGCATCAGGTGTTGGAAGATGTGGAAACTTAAAAGCTGTCTTGTTAATCTTACACGACTTGAATAAAAGTAGATTATGACAACAATGGTAATCAATGTCCTGGACCTTGCGACTTCTCTTGTCTACTTAGTTCTCCTTGTTATTCAACACATCCTTTGTTTATAAAAGTGTTGAATACATACAGACAGCTGTTTCCTCAATAATCATAATAAGATTTTATGATGAAGTTTAATCTCTCAGTCTTGTAAACAGAAGTTGGGCCCTCTCAGCTGGCTATGATTATGTATAGAGGAGTGGAGAGGATATAGTCACCCTTGGGTTGGAAGATAAGGTGGGACTTGGGTTGGGGGAGAGGACTTTAGGGGTCAGATCCTTGTTGGCCCCCATGAGAGAACTAATCCCACTTTCACATTTTCCTGGAAGAACTTGTGCACAATTCTGAACCTTAAATAGTTAATCAAAGCTTTGAAGTTGTGAAAAATCTGTAATCTTGGGAGACTGTAATAAAACCTGGTGTAAATGACAATGATTTTCCCTCTCAGTACATCACACTGACAGAATGCAAGTTTGCAAATTGATTTTTTGACAAGAAGCTTGCTAAGGAATCCATATTTAGGAGAGAAGTAAATTGCTAATCAATTAGAAACAACAAATAATTTAGAAGTTCAGGCATTCAAGCTGAGGAACCCAAAGGTCGCTACTGAAAGGAATTCATCATAGAACCCAATGttgcattttattaatgctGATAACAATTCTTCTCAggttttaaaattgtaattagCAAATGACAATGGGTAAACCTGACTAGGATATGATTTTTTCTCATTATTATAACTCCCGTCATGATTGCCAATCTCATAATCAATATTGATAACACAGCTAGTTAAGTATTACATTCACTGATTTAGATACAGGATGAATTTTGTCATTTTGAGAAGTTGTAAACATGGTTGACAGGGTCCCTGTTTGAGATACAGGATAAATCCTATCATTTTGTGGAGATATACACATCATTGACCCATAGTCTAGCTCTGTATCAACTGTTTCCTAGGTTTTGATGACAGCTGAACTGTTACCCTTATCTGTCTGAATAAAGTTGGTATCTATATTGGGCACTGGCACACAgagatattgatattttgtagatgaaagtacatgtacataaccaGGAATAAATTACGttcaatttttatgaaaaaattcaaactgattAAGATTCTGCATATACCAGTACTGCTTTTTGAAAATTGGACGATTGAAAGTTGAAAGATGGCAAAAAGCTGTCTCCATAATCATCGAACCTAGCCAGTATGACTACAAGTTTGTTGAagacctatacatgtattaatatacatttgtacCGGTAATTATAAAGCTAGGATTGATATCATTGTCTTTTATACTGAGAAATGATGAATCaggtttaatacatgtagtgacAATTATGTCTTTGTTGGTGAGAAGTTTGTACCAATTAACAGAAAAGAAGTCTCAAGTGTGAATatcagaaatgatttttttaatgatgaattcCATGTAAATTTTCCCCTGTTTTTTCCTGTTGTAGGTGGAATCACAGGAGGTTTAGAGATCTGTATAACATTTCCAACGGAGTACGTGAAGACACAGCTCCAGCTAGACGAGCGGTCGGGGGTACAGAAGCGGTACACGGGTCCGGTCAACTGTGTATCTGTGACGGTCAGGGACTACGGAGTGAGGGGTCTATACAGGGGACTCAGCGTCCTTCTATACGGCTCTATTCCTAAATCCGCCGTCAGGTAAAAAACTTATTGAAGCGATGCAGCCatgaattttgtttattgtgacATAGATAATACAGTTAGTCATTTAATTCCATGGTACCTTATATGATTATGAATGCATTTATTGTGACATAGATAGCTTAGCAGCAGGGCTAGCCATGCTTACAAAAGACTGAAAGTTATGAATTTCATTCTTGAAAATAGGATTGAAAAATGTTTGACCTCTTAAATCTTTTCATTTGCTCATATATATTTGATGAgtgaaaaatgtacatgtaggatcATGCTTGTTCTAAAATGATATTGAACTTTTGTGATGTATTGAAGCATAGAAAAATTATCCATCCTTGGTGTATGACCTTGAATGAATTGCAATTAATTTAATAGATTAATATAATGGAGAAATGGAAATAGAGCCCCCTCTAAGAGATCATTGGGGAGATTTAAATAAAGCATGGTTGCGTGTTTATTTTTGACATTCATTGATGCTCATTCCGAGCGCTATCTGGTCAGTTAAGAGCTATTGGTGATGTTAttcctacatgtacaagaaatCTCAATTAGCTAAGAAAAATCTATTTGAGCTTGAATTTCTACTTGGAATGAGAATTgcaaaatcaatgaaattgcctaagaagaagaagaatctaaatattGGGACCTTTTCTGGTGAATAGGCTTGATTAGGTATCGTCAATCACAGAAAATTGCTAGTCTGGTGGATTCAGATAGAAACGGCCCAAAAGTAGAGCGTATTGATTGGATGTTCAGCTTTCATTCCAATTTCCCTCCAAACCTTTCCTAAGTTTGTGAAACATGGATGTCTTCATGTTTATgatttaccaaaaataaaatacattatatactTTATGTATATGGTGTTGGCATAACcataaatgcaaaaataaaagatcaataactttattgtttttgttttaggtTTGGTGCTTTTGAAGAGCTAAAAAGGTTTAATGTAGATGAAAATGGTAACCTTAGTCCATCGAAACGAGTGCTGTGTGGTCTGGGTAAGAACTGTAACCATTGCCATGAAGCCCTCTTGGTTTCTCTGAATTTATGCCAATTACCATTCTTTTCCTAAAAAAAGAATAGAAACCCAAGAAAAACGAGGGAGAAAAAACCTTGTGTTTGCAATGCAAATATACAATGTTGAACATCAAAACTATCAGTTTACATGCATGTGTATAATTGTTCCTAGCTCTGAATAAGCATAAAAATTACTGTAGATGTACAAATCTATCAGCCTTGTGGTTTAAATgttcatgtaataaaatattaatcatttcATGTACCTTTCTATTCTCTTTTCCATATTTCTTAGTAATTGGTTGTCTTTGACATCTACAAAATGTAAATTCTACACATAATTCCTGTATTGGATCCCCTTCAATATGGACACCTTGGTTTACCTTTGACAGGTGCTGGTGTATCGGAAGCTATATTAGCTGTCACACCTATGGAGACACTCAAGGTTAAGTTTATCAATGACCAGACATCAGCAAACCCCCATTACAGAGGATTCTTTCATGGAGTCAGCCAGATTATAAAAGAGCAAGGTAGGAACTGATAGTGTCTGCTCTATAATGGTGGATGTACCGGTACTTCTGGTGAAAGTGGGTAATTTTTCAGAGTACATTGTAATAGTCCTTACTTTAACGGTGGATGTACTTATGGTAAAACCCACTTGTAGGGAAGTGTCGGGGATgatctattttgttttgttataagcATAATTTTCTTTAACCATTAGTAATATATGtatcataattaaattaaaagaatagtGGAAATTTAACTGACTTTGCTGTAAGTGGGAATTTGTTTTAAGGGTGTTGACTGTAATCATGTTTTACTGTAGAAGGTATATTACATCTCTGATCAGCTGTCTTGAAACTTGTCTCCTCTCTGAAGCCTAAgaagttaatttttaacataaggCTATCTTCCCTTCAATCAAATCTATTCCAACTTCTGTTGCAGCACAGCTagatcaatatttcatttttttttttacgatttaTCCTGAAATAGAAGTTTTTTTCTATTGATGgtgtttttctgtaaaaaaaaaaaaaacaacaaaaaaaccaacacatgtcagttaaaaaaatcttttgaaaacaatatcCCATCGTATGAacattataatttaatattCCTCTTATCATGTGTTTTTACGTGGCCTGTATTATTCATGAATGATTTCAGAGtcttttataatgtaaaaatatcacAGTTTTTTATGTTGGGAACTTCAGTCATTTAATATCTTCTTATTATCATAACACATTAACAGGTAAAACATTCTCAATGACTGTGATTGTTAAATAATGTATAGGTGTCTTAATGTTTGTGGAAACATTTTAGACTGTGAATATAATTACCGGTAAATTCAAATCAGAATGACACCCTATCAATAACAATCTAATTCAATACATTGTAAAATCACATGTGCAACTTATTGTATGGAGTATGGAGCCTTGTGTAATTTTCACCCTTCTACaattgcaaacagttttgccccatcttgaattaaaccagttgtacatgtacttaatgaGAGATAGTATGaacaatttctttgaatttgCTCAGTCTTAGATTTGCCGGTTTACAATTAGggcaaaaggggcaaaaataagaaaaaacagGGTTCAAATATTTCCCGGACAGTTTACAATAATACAAAtcagtggtacaaaaatatttaaattttcatcttCAGGTATAAGAGGTGTGTACCAGGGCGTTGTTCCTACAATACTTAAGCAGGGCTCTAATCAGGCCATTAGGTTTTTTGTGATGGAATCCCTTAAGAACTGGTACCGAGAGGGTGACCCCAAGAAACCAGTGCCTGTGTATATTGTGGGGGCGTTTGGAGCTTTTGCAGGGGCGTGCTCAGTGTTTGGTAACACACCTATTGATGTCATCAAAACTAGGTTACAGGTAAGCGATATATGACCAATTTATCATCATATTTCATAATGCTGTTTCCATGActtagatgattttttttactctcAGGCTGGTATGATTTTATGTTGATTAAGATAGGGAAGAAAAGGGCTGAAATTTACCATTTTTTGCAGTATTATTtggccccgccgtcaccaactttcctcaagtcattacttagtccgaaatatctgacgtttttctggcttttttaacgattttgatatttacttgccaggttttcctggcaagtaaatatcaaaatcgttaaaaaagccagaaaaacgtcagatatttcggactagtCATTACTAAGCCTCAAGTCTTGAGTtttgacctcaaatttatgCACATATCTTACAATAATTTGAGTTGAGGACTAAGTTGAGCAATACAAAATTGTTGGTTGCC is part of the Magallana gigas chromosome 3, xbMagGiga1.1, whole genome shotgun sequence genome and harbors:
- the LOC105344189 gene encoding tricarboxylate transport protein, mitochondrial, yielding MDKDRKQEKRPLAGNIAAAPASPSSSFSMAQASKSILAGGITGGLEICITFPTEYVKTQLQLDERSGVQKRYTGPVNCVSVTVRDYGVRGLYRGLSVLLYGSIPKSAVRFGAFEELKRFNVDENGNLSPSKRVLCGLGAGVSEAILAVTPMETLKVKFINDQTSANPHYRGFFHGVSQIIKEQGIRGVYQGVVPTILKQGSNQAIRFFVMESLKNWYREGDPKKPVPVYIVGAFGAFAGACSVFGNTPIDVIKTRLQGLEAHKYKGTIDCAVQIFKHEGPRAFYKGTVPRLSRVCLDVAITFMIYDSVMEVFNRVWKW